One part of the Tenacibaculum sp. 190130A14a genome encodes these proteins:
- a CDS encoding DUF4290 domain-containing protein has translation MTFDLEYNSERPTMRIPEYGRHIQKLVNHCMALESKEERNTMAKAIIDVMGNLQPHLRDVPDFKHKLWDQLHIMANFELDVDSPYETPSKEELQEKPEKLPYPKSASKYRFYGTNIQTMIDVALTWEEGDMKEALIFTIANHMKKCYLNWNKDTVEDGVILEHLYELSDGKIDFRNMEEGLIESKNLIKVRSTYSKKKNTNKNKNRKK, from the coding sequence ATGACGTTTGATTTAGAATATAATTCGGAAAGACCTACTATGAGAATACCAGAATATGGTAGACATATTCAAAAATTGGTAAATCATTGTATGGCTTTAGAAAGCAAGGAAGAGAGAAATACTATGGCAAAAGCAATCATTGATGTAATGGGGAATTTACAACCTCACTTACGTGATGTTCCAGATTTTAAACATAAATTATGGGATCAGTTGCATATAATGGCCAATTTTGAGTTAGACGTAGATAGCCCATATGAAACTCCTTCAAAAGAAGAATTACAAGAAAAGCCAGAGAAATTACCTTATCCTAAATCAGCATCAAAATATAGATTCTACGGAACCAATATTCAAACAATGATTGATGTAGCATTAACTTGGGAAGAAGGAGATATGAAAGAAGCATTGATATTTACCATAGCAAATCATATGAAGAAATGTTATCTAAACTGGAATAAAGATACTGTTGAAGATGGAGTTATCTTAGAACATTTATATGAGCTTTCTGATGGTAAAATTGACTTTAGAAATATGGAAGAAGGTTTGATTGAAAGTAAAAATTTGATTAAAGTTAGAAGTACTTACAGTAAAAAGAAGAACACAAATAAAAATAAAAATAGAAAGAAGTAA
- the murA gene encoding UDP-N-acetylglucosamine 1-carboxyvinyltransferase, giving the protein MASFKIEGGHKLKGTITPQGAKNEALQIICAVLLTPEKVVINNIPDIIDVNKLIFILGELGVKIEKLGPNSYSFQADDINLKYLESPEFKRDGSSLRGSIMIVGPLLARFGKGYIPRPGGDKIGRRRLDTHFEGFINLGAKFRYNREEYFYGVETDTGLVGTDMLLDEASVTGTANIIMAAVLAKGTTTIYNAACEPYIQQLSKMLNSMGAKITGVGSNLLTIEGVESLGGCTHRVLPDMIEIGSWVGMAAMTRSELTIKDVSWKDLGQIPNVFRKLGINLEKRGDDIYIPEQDSYEIQNYIDGSVLTVADAPWPGFTPDLLSIVLVVATQAKGTVLIHQKMFESRLFFVDKLIDMGAKVILCDPHRATVIGHDFQSQLKATKMTSPDIRAGISLLIAALSAKGTSIINNIEQIDRGYENIEARLKSIGAKIERIED; this is encoded by the coding sequence ATGGCATCATTTAAAATAGAAGGAGGGCATAAGTTAAAAGGAACTATTACGCCACAAGGAGCAAAGAATGAAGCATTACAGATAATTTGTGCAGTTTTATTAACTCCCGAAAAAGTTGTGATTAATAACATCCCAGATATTATTGATGTAAACAAACTTATTTTCATCCTAGGAGAATTAGGAGTTAAAATAGAGAAATTAGGACCAAATTCATATAGTTTCCAAGCAGATGATATTAATTTAAAATATTTAGAGAGCCCAGAATTTAAAAGAGATGGTAGCTCTTTAAGAGGGTCTATTATGATTGTAGGTCCGTTATTAGCACGTTTTGGAAAAGGATATATTCCAAGACCTGGAGGAGATAAGATAGGACGTAGACGTCTTGATACACATTTTGAAGGATTCATTAATCTAGGAGCAAAATTTCGTTACAATAGAGAAGAATATTTCTATGGTGTTGAAACCGATACAGGTTTAGTAGGAACAGATATGTTGTTAGATGAGGCTTCAGTTACTGGAACTGCAAATATAATTATGGCAGCAGTTTTAGCTAAAGGAACTACTACAATATATAATGCAGCTTGTGAACCATATATTCAGCAATTGTCTAAAATGTTGAACTCTATGGGGGCAAAGATAACAGGAGTAGGTTCTAATTTATTAACTATTGAAGGAGTTGAATCGTTAGGAGGGTGTACCCACAGAGTTTTACCAGACATGATTGAGATTGGTAGTTGGGTAGGAATGGCTGCAATGACACGTTCAGAGCTAACAATTAAAGATGTTAGCTGGAAAGATTTAGGACAAATTCCAAATGTATTTAGAAAATTAGGAATCAACTTAGAAAAACGTGGAGATGATATCTATATTCCTGAGCAAGATTCATATGAAATACAAAACTATATTGATGGATCTGTTTTAACAGTAGCCGATGCACCTTGGCCTGGTTTTACACCAGATTTATTGAGTATTGTTTTGGTAGTTGCTACGCAAGCAAAAGGAACGGTATTAATACATCAAAAAATGTTTGAAAGCCGATTATTCTTTGTAGATAAATTAATAGATATGGGAGCCAAAGTAATTTTATGTGATCCGCATAGAGCTACCGTAATTGGTCATGATTTCCAAAGTCAATTAAAAGCAACAAAAATGACTTCACCAGATATTAGAGCAGGAATTTCTTTATTAATAGCTGCGTTATCGGCAAAAGGAACTTCAATAATTAATAATATTGAACAAATTGATAGAGGATATGAAAATATAGAAGCTCGTTTAAAGTCTATTGGAGCAAAAATTGAAAGAATTGAAGACTAG
- a CDS encoding ATP-dependent helicase has translation MSTYLEQLNEPQRAAVLQKDGPMIIIAGAGSGKTRVLTYRIAHLMQGGVDAFNILSLTFTNKAAREMKERIGKVVGYSEAKNLWMGTFHSIFARILRSEADRLGYPSNFTIYDTQDSVRLITAIIKEMQLDKDRYKPKQILSRISSFKNSLITVRAYFNNSELQQADLEASRPKTGDIYKEYVDRCFKSGAMDFDDLLLRTNELLARFPDVLAKYQDRFRYIMVDEYQDTNHSQYLIVRALADRFQNICVVGDDSQSIYGFRGANIQNILNFQKDYPDVKTFKLEQNYRSSSNIVLAANSVIDKNKTKLDKEIWTANDAGEQVKVMRTISEGEEGRFVAQSIWENKMNQQLQNDSFAILYRTNAQSRAIEDALRKKNIQYKIYGGISFYQRKEIKDTLSYLRILINPNDEEALKRIINYPARGIGATTVDKLVIAANHYKKSIFEVLMNLDKVDIKINAGTKTKLQNFVNMIQRFQIEAKAKNAFEVADSVVKQTQIVKDLQKDGTPESITKVENVQELLNGIKDFISDKIEEGLDASLTAFLEDVALATDFDSEKQDEEPRVSLMTIHLSKGLEYPYVYIVGLEENLFPSAMSMNTRSELEEERRLFYVALTRAEKVAYLTYAQTRYRWGKLTDGEPSRFLEEIDDKFLEYLAPKLPEPRANRFIDADLFDDAPKQVRFQKPIQKKRKEFLAKKDKSNLVPPKSRMKKVSEVSSSKANLFDGEITVGNLVEHNRFGTGRVIGLEGKGPNKKAEIEFSTAGKKKLLLQFAKLKVIG, from the coding sequence TTGAGTACTTATTTAGAGCAACTTAACGAGCCTCAAAGGGCAGCCGTTTTACAAAAAGACGGTCCAATGATTATCATTGCAGGAGCAGGATCTGGTAAAACAAGAGTATTAACTTACAGAATTGCACATTTAATGCAAGGAGGAGTAGATGCTTTTAATATATTGTCATTAACCTTTACCAACAAGGCAGCACGAGAAATGAAAGAGCGTATTGGTAAAGTAGTAGGATATAGTGAAGCCAAGAATCTGTGGATGGGAACATTTCACTCTATTTTTGCACGTATTTTGCGTTCTGAAGCAGATCGATTGGGATATCCATCTAATTTCACCATCTATGATACCCAAGACTCTGTTCGTTTAATTACTGCAATTATTAAAGAAATGCAGTTAGACAAAGATAGATACAAACCAAAACAAATTTTGAGTCGTATCTCATCTTTTAAAAATAGTTTGATTACGGTTAGAGCATATTTTAATAATTCAGAGCTACAACAAGCTGATTTAGAAGCCAGCAGACCGAAAACAGGAGACATTTATAAAGAATATGTGGATAGGTGTTTTAAATCTGGGGCTATGGATTTTGATGATTTATTATTACGTACTAATGAATTGTTAGCTAGATTTCCAGATGTATTGGCGAAATATCAAGACCGTTTTAGATATATCATGGTAGATGAGTACCAGGATACCAACCATTCACAGTATTTAATCGTAAGAGCTTTAGCAGATCGTTTTCAAAATATTTGTGTGGTAGGAGATGATTCGCAAAGTATCTATGGATTCCGTGGGGCGAATATTCAAAACATCTTAAACTTCCAAAAGGATTACCCAGATGTAAAAACGTTTAAATTAGAACAAAATTATCGTTCTAGCAGCAATATTGTTCTAGCAGCAAATAGTGTGATTGATAAAAACAAAACCAAATTAGACAAAGAGATTTGGACCGCTAATGACGCTGGAGAGCAAGTAAAAGTGATGCGAACTATTTCAGAAGGAGAAGAAGGACGTTTTGTGGCGCAATCTATTTGGGAGAACAAAATGAATCAACAATTGCAAAACGATTCATTTGCCATTTTATATAGAACAAATGCACAATCGAGAGCAATAGAAGATGCATTACGTAAGAAAAATATTCAGTATAAGATTTATGGAGGTATATCTTTCTACCAACGAAAAGAAATAAAAGATACACTTTCGTATTTAAGAATATTAATCAACCCGAATGATGAAGAAGCATTAAAGCGTATCATTAATTATCCTGCAAGAGGTATTGGTGCTACTACGGTTGATAAATTGGTCATTGCTGCAAATCACTATAAAAAATCCATTTTTGAAGTTTTAATGAATTTGGATAAGGTTGATATAAAGATCAATGCAGGTACCAAAACAAAGTTGCAAAACTTTGTAAATATGATTCAGCGTTTTCAGATTGAAGCCAAGGCAAAAAATGCTTTTGAAGTAGCTGATTCTGTTGTAAAACAAACACAAATAGTAAAAGACCTTCAAAAAGACGGTACTCCCGAAAGTATTACTAAAGTGGAGAACGTTCAAGAATTATTAAATGGTATTAAAGATTTTATTTCAGATAAAATTGAAGAAGGATTAGATGCTTCCTTAACGGCTTTCTTAGAAGATGTGGCATTGGCTACGGATTTTGATTCTGAAAAACAAGATGAAGAACCGAGAGTTTCTTTGATGACAATTCACTTATCAAAAGGATTAGAATATCCGTATGTATATATTGTAGGATTGGAAGAAAATTTATTTCCATCTGCAATGAGTATGAATACGAGAAGTGAATTGGAAGAAGAAAGACGTTTATTTTATGTAGCTTTAACTAGAGCTGAAAAAGTAGCTTATTTAACTTATGCACAAACAAGATACCGTTGGGGGAAACTTACAGATGGAGAACCTAGTAGATTTTTAGAAGAAATTGATGATAAGTTCTTAGAATACTTAGCTCCAAAACTCCCAGAACCAAGGGCGAATCGTTTCATTGATGCAGATTTGTTTGATGATGCTCCTAAGCAGGTGCGTTTTCAAAAGCCAATTCAGAAGAAACGAAAGGAGTTTTTGGCTAAAAAAGATAAATCAAATTTAGTACCTCCAAAAAGTCGAATGAAAAAAGTTTCTGAAGTATCATCTTCAAAAGCCAATTTATTTGATGGAGAAATTACTGTAGGGAATTTGGTTGAGCACAATCGTTTCGGAACTGGTAGAGTCATAGGTTTAGAAGGAAAAGGACCAAATAAAAAAGCAGAAATAGAATTTAGCACTGCAGGAAAAAAGAAATTATTACTTCAATTCGCAAAATTGAAGGTAATAGGTTAA